From Trichoderma atroviride chromosome 1, complete sequence, one genomic window encodes:
- a CDS encoding uncharacterized protein (EggNog:ENOG41~TransMembrane:2 (i30-48o475-493i)): protein MKPMPFHAAPSIPRRWFTDRRSFFFSDKESVFSFFFFFLFFFFFFLRLDIRFCATHSKSQRERMALRIKSSGISAFQGQEDRALSRDKAPPKRASVAKPLQFVTVTSTKQKNRKDVSKVVRTQAMRDYFWKQRNPDSSEAAASDLPMDPSQYKGRFRLNSPPNSAKAKGAKKDKSRAKKANQLQVARVQKGRVARDRGPLLDIRFYLNDGLLEKIPPTMLGATLDPFDSFKVDMKPEAMKLIWYYKQSYIKEFLELNVGGGYTLFDARENCALFHAILYLVALDYVLRRGFEDDLGCLYHSSEAFRLINNQIRSGKIEDSTIAAVAMISTKENLAGMFDISYIHMQGLKDMIQKRGGIESIKGIHRGVVLWADFCNSTVFNCTPQFSRDSSPKAEEIPFTPDSDPANSPLETILNDELPVLLVVQSLRDVSAEKDNYRLITQNNKEINNRIYDIEYKLHCLQTNNHERGTSCGKMIPFCVALNVYLYLAIRELPVRSKMMMMLIDRLQETFNTEPLQWWVSNQEQKKRVMWMLFIGYAAGSETYKDAWFLQTIKSMCKKYEIHDVDQLKQNVKDVLWLEYWCGPYFDKLKVAMQAQD from the exons ATGAAGCCGATGCCGTTCCACGCAGCTCCTTCAATCCCACGACGCTGGTTCACCGACAGACgcagctttttcttctcagaCAAGGAATctgtcttttccttctttttcttcttcctcttcttcttcttcttcttcttacgTTTAGATATACGATTCTGCGCGACACACTCAAAAtcacaaagagaaagaatggCGCTGCGTATAAAGTCGAGCGGCATCAGCGCGTTTCAGGGACAGGAGGATCGGGCTCTATCACGAGACAAAG CACCGCCAAAACGTGCCTCCGTCGCCAAGCCGCTGCAGTTCGTCACCGTCACGTCCACCAAGCAAAAGAACCGCAAGGATGTCTCCAAAGTCGTGCGCACCCAGGCCATGAGGGACTACTTCTGGAAGCAGCGCAACCCCGACAGCTcagaggccgccgccagcgaCTTGCCCATGGACCCGTCGCAGTACAAGGGCCGCTTCCGCCTCAACTCGCCGCCCAActcggcaaaggcaaagggcgcaaagaaggacaagagcCGCGCAAAGAAGGCGAACCAGCTCCAGGTCGCCCGCGTGCAAAAGGGGCGTGTGGCGAGAGACCGAGGGCCGCTGCTGGACATTCGCTTCTACTTGAATGACGGCCTCTTGGAGAAGATCCCGCCGACCATGCTGGGCGCGACGCTGGACCCCTTTGACTCGTTCAAGGTCGACATGAAGCCCGAGGCCATGAAGCTCATCTGGTACT ATAAGCAAAGTTACATCAAAGAGTTCCTAGAGCTCAAcgtcggcggcggctacACCCTCTTCGATGCCAGGGAAAACTGCGCCCTTTTCCACGCCATCCTGTATCTGGTCGCCCTCGACTATGTCCTCCGTCGCGGCTTCGAAGATGATCTGGGCTGCCTGTATCATTCCTCAGAGGCTTTccgcctcatcaacaaccagATTCGGAGCGGCAAGATTGAAGACTCGACAATTGCTGCTGTCGCCATGATCTCCACCAAGGAG AATCTTGCCGGCATGTTTGACATTTCCTACATCCACATGCAGGGCCTCAAAGACATGATTCAGAAGCGCGGGGGCATAGAAAGTATCAAGGGCATACACCGCGGAGTAGTTCTGTG GGCCGATTTCTGCAACTCGACAGTCTTCAACTGCACGCCACAATTTTCCAGAGATTCCTCCCCCAAGGCCGAAGAAATACCGTTTACGCCCGACTCTGACCCTGCGAACTCACCTCTAGAAACCATTCTCAACGACGAACTTCCAGTTCTCTTGGTCGTCCAGTCACTCCGCGACGTGTCTGCAGAAAAGGACAATTACCGCTTAATCACCCAAAACAACAAGGAAATAAACAACAGAATTTATGACATCGAATACAAGCTGCATTGTCTGCAGACGAACAACCATGAACGCGGTACCAGCTGCGGAAAGATGATTCCATTCTGCGTCGCGCTAAACGTCTATCTCTACCTCGCAATACGAGAGCTTCCCGTCAGatccaagatgatgatgatgttgatagATCGCCTGCAAGAGACTTTCAATACCGAGCCCCTGCAGTGGTGGGTTTCTAATCAGgagcaaaagaagcgagTCATGTGGATGTTATTCATCGGATACGCTGCTGGATCGGAAACTTACAAAGACGCCTGGTTCCTGCAAACCATAAAGAGCATGTGCAAGAAGTATGAGATTCACGACGTGGATCAGCTGAAACAAAATGTGAAGGATGTCTTGTGGCTGGAATATTGGTGCGGCCCGTACTTTGATAAGTTGAAGGTCGCTATGCAAGCTCAAGATTAA
- a CDS encoding uncharacterized protein (EggNog:ENOG41) → MSGAEVLGVIAASEQLVEVAFKLAKFVKAVVDQIQDAPDRIRQEAGRIESLASLAARIKTTMSLQTEDVKNILIRCESYMRELQTLLEKISFKHDDTLRKKAWKAICGLQEEEDIMKLFAVLHQEYSTLDTHINLRTNAVAEDILAKLTNLDTQEQPSYVSKKCLQALFITDPAIDCAKLITSKGEIVSGTCDWITQKEEFVKWITTDGGLLWISGGPGLGKTMLSIYLTEYLSSYFMPLENGKRHLSTFFFCDAKDNTRNGSVAIVRGLLFQLLQQRRDLIKHLLPTYEVQKEQIFQQNSFETIWSILLRMMNDVGDSQVSCVLDGLDECEPASLQELLNKLKNITSSTPRLKIIVLSREYPRCLEVSLGQFLRIRLDPDAKAEVSDGLDLYISARVAEISKSRKYPDQLTNHVKKILRDKSAGTYLWISFVVQDLHNVEVSEVEESLDQLPRGLYPLYERILNQVGQDHRGLTLDILRWCTFAVEPLTLSELASALDITPTDLLDRETVLRGKLAFCGHFLSISNDIISLVHQSAYDFLTRKIPNHGEIPWFSLSSVEVEQSKLASACIAYFHDVYLEDEDIFGKLYRNKTRRQYPFFYYAARQWHNHFNHSSQHGIRILEEYSQFFFNSPVWEKWAHRVCAR, encoded by the exons ATGTCTGGCGCCGAGGTTTTAGGCGTTATAGCCGCCTCTGAACAACTTGTTGAAGTCGCTTTCAAACTTGCAAAATTTGTCAAAGCTGTGGTTGACCAGATTCAAGATGCTCCAGACCGAATACGACAGGAGGCTGGGCGAATTGAGAGCCTCGCCTCTCTCGCAGCACGGATAAAAACTACAATGTCGCTACAGACAGAAGACGTTAAGAACATCTTGATTCGGTGTGAGAGCTACATGCGAGAGTTGCAAACACTTTTGGAAAAGATTTCGTTCAAACATGACGATAcattgaggaagaaggcttGGAAGGCTATATGCGGcttacaagaagaagaagatattaTGAAGCTCTTTGCCGTGCTGCATCAAGAGTACAGCACGCTTGATACTCATATTAACCT TCGCACCAATGCAGTAGCCGAAGATATACTGGCCAAATTGACCAATCTTGACACACAAGAGCAGCCCTCTTATGTCAGCAAAAAATGTCTTCAGGCTCTTTTCATTACAGATCCCGCAATAGACTGCGCCAAGCTTATCACATCCAAGGGAGAGATTGTAAGCGGCACATGCGACTGGATTACTCAAAAGGAAGAATTTGTCAAGTGGATAACCACCGACGGCGGGCTGCTTTGGATATCAGGCGGCCCCGGCTTAGGCAAAACGATGCTATCCATTTACCTGACGGAATATCTCTCAAGCTATTTCATGCCTCTTGAGAATGGGAAACGCCACCTTTcaactttcttcttctgcgatGCCAAAGACAATACCCGGAATGGTTCTGTTGCTATTGTTCGGGGATTGCTCTTTCAACTCCTGCAGCAAAGAAGGGATCTTATCAAGCACCTCCTTCCAACTTACGAAGTCCAAAAAGAACAAATTTTCCAGCAGAATTCGTTTGAAACCATCTGGAGCATTCTTCTTAGAATGATGAATGACGTTGGGGACTCGCAAGTGTCTTGTGTCCTCGACGGACTGGACGAATGCGAGCCCGCATCACTGCAAGAATTGCTAAACAAACTCAAAAATATCACAAGTAGCACTCCAAGGCTGAAAATAATAGTTTTGAGTCGAGAATATCCAAGATGCCTCGAAGTCTCACTAGGCCAGTTCTTGAGAATTCGTCTTGATCCAGACGCAAAGGCCGAGGTCAGCGACGGACTGGATTTGTACATCTCAGCACGCGTTGCAGAGATATCAAAAAGCAGGAAGTATCCGGATCAGTTGACAAATCATGTCAAAAAGATTCTAAGGGACAAGTCTGCGGGCACATATCTATGGATTAGTTTTGTTGTTCAAGACCTTCACAACGTGGAGGTGTCCGAAGTGGAAGAGAGCTTAGACCAGCTCCCACGGGGATTGTATCCGCTCTATGAAAGAATTCTCAATCAGGTCGGCCAAGATCATCGAGGTCTAACTCTGGATATTCTTCGGTGGTGCACGTTTGCGGTTGAGCCACTCACACTCAGTGAACTTGCTTCCGCTCTAGACATCACACCCACCGACTTACTAGATCGAGAAACGGTTTTACGAGGAAAATTAGCATTCTGTGGCCACTTTCTCAGCATATCGAATGACATTATAAGCCTAGTCCATCAAAGCGCTTACGACTTTCTGACAAGAAAAATTCCAAACCATGGGGAAATACCTTGGTTTTCACTATCTAGCGTTGAAGTGGAGCAGTCGAAGTTGGCATCTGCTTGCATTGCCTACTTTCATGACGTGTAtctcgaagatgaagacatttTTGGAAAACTGTATAGAAATAAAACACGGCGCCAGTATCCATTTTTTTATTACGCAGCACGCCAGTGGCACAACCATTTTAACCATTCCAGTCAACATGGTATCAGGATACTGGAAGAATACTCACAGTTCTTTTTCAACTCTCCAGTCTGGGAGAAATGGGCCCACCGTGTGTGTGCTCGATGA
- a CDS encoding uncharacterized protein (EggNog:ENOG41), whose amino-acid sequence MANTTPYYYFAPTWDFPPNGPLQLGNVLMSVKRPERSLYTAPLPNASEIITSEKSQVEFSREKLKAGKFSIFTRFIRFTGMGIDIAISWDTANEEAFTFERLKTTFFVPTQPWLEKCLANSAVQCYLEKCRYRKPIYIITGLKTVTGAAVKTNKQSASAKTAGIEVAIPGGEVVLPSATPEVFTKKAAKDKMSWEDH is encoded by the exons ATGGCAAACACAACTCCTTACTACTATTTCGCTCCCACCTGGGATTTTCCTCCAAACGgtcctcttcagcttggcaATGTTCTCATGTCGGTGAAAAGGCCTGAACGATCATTATACACCGCTCCACTACCGAATGCTAGCGAGATAATCACGTCAGAAAAGAGTCAAGTGGAATTCTCCAGAGAAAAGCTAAAAGCCGGAAAgttttccatcttcacacGCTTTATAAGATTCACTGGCATGGGTATCGATATAGCCATAAGTTGGGACACTGC CAACGAAGAAGCTTTTACATTCGAGCGTCTCAAAACAACATTCTTCGTCCCTACCCAACCTTGGCTTGAAAAATGTCTCGCCAACTCTGCCGTACAGTGCTATCTCGAAAAGTGCCGCTACCGAAAACCTATCTATATTATCACTGGCCTTAAGACAGTGACGggcgccgccgtcaagaCAAATAAACAATCCGCTTCGGCCAAGACGGCTGGCATTGAGGTAGCAATACCAGGCGGCGAAGTAGTCTTGCCCTCTGCTACGCCTGAAGTATTTACAAAGAAAGCAGCAAAGGACAAAATGAGCTGGGAAGATCATTGA